One Streptomyces hundungensis DNA segment encodes these proteins:
- a CDS encoding sugar ABC transporter substrate-binding protein, whose amino-acid sequence MGAVLAAVLGASLAGCSSTGGKRAEDARKSAQAQGRAAVDTPRWKIAMVTHSGDGDTFWDIVQSGAKQAATKDNIDFLYSHSDQGQQQAQFVQAAIDQKVDGLIVTLAKPDALKDVVAKAEKAGIPVITVNSGSEKSKEFGALTHIGQDETIAGEAVGEELTKRGRKKALCVLHEQGNVGHEQRCAGTKKSFKGEVQNLYVTGTSMPDVQSSIEAKLQADPSIDAVVTLGAPFADTAVKAKQSAGSSAEIDTFDLNAKVAAALKSGTLGFAVDQQPYLQGYEAVDLLWLYKYNADVLGGGLPVLTGPQIITKDQAAELEAYTNRGTR is encoded by the coding sequence ATGGGCGCGGTGCTGGCAGCGGTGCTCGGGGCCTCCTTGGCGGGGTGCAGCAGCACCGGCGGCAAGCGCGCCGAGGACGCGCGCAAGTCCGCGCAGGCCCAGGGCAGGGCCGCGGTGGACACGCCCCGCTGGAAGATCGCGATGGTCACCCACTCGGGCGATGGCGACACGTTCTGGGACATCGTCCAGAGCGGCGCCAAGCAGGCCGCGACCAAGGACAACATCGACTTCCTCTACTCGCACAGCGACCAGGGCCAGCAGCAGGCCCAGTTCGTCCAGGCCGCCATCGACCAGAAGGTCGACGGGCTGATCGTCACGCTCGCCAAGCCGGACGCGCTCAAGGACGTCGTCGCCAAGGCGGAGAAGGCCGGCATCCCGGTGATCACCGTGAACTCGGGCTCGGAGAAGTCCAAGGAGTTCGGGGCGCTCACCCACATCGGCCAGGACGAGACCATCGCGGGCGAGGCCGTCGGCGAGGAGCTCACCAAGCGGGGCCGCAAGAAGGCGCTCTGCGTCCTGCACGAGCAGGGCAACGTCGGTCACGAACAGCGCTGTGCGGGCACCAAGAAGTCCTTCAAGGGCGAGGTGCAGAACCTCTACGTCACCGGCACCAGCATGCCCGACGTGCAGTCCTCCATCGAGGCCAAGCTCCAGGCGGACCCCTCCATCGACGCCGTCGTCACCCTCGGCGCGCCGTTCGCCGACACCGCAGTCAAGGCCAAGCAGTCGGCCGGCAGCTCCGCCGAGATCGACACCTTCGACCTCAACGCCAAGGTGGCCGCGGCCCTGAAGTCCGGCACCCTCGGCTTCGCCGTCGACCAGCAGCCCTACCTCCAGGGGTACGAGGCCGTCGACCTGCTCTGGCTCTACAAGTACAACGCCGACGTGCTCGGCGGCGGGCTCCCGGTGCTGACCGGACCGCAGATCATCACCAAGGACCAGGCCGCCGAGCTGGAGGCGTACACGAACCGGGGGACGCGATGA
- a CDS encoding substrate-binding domain-containing protein — protein sequence MRTPRTATTAAVAVAALALTVGGCSSSGGKSSEDRGSAPASGGQAVSTPRLKIAMVTHSGEGDTFWDIVQSGAKQAAAKDNVDFLYSANKEGQQQAQLVQAAIDQKVDGLIVTLAKPEALKDVVKKAVAAGVPVVTINSGADSSKALGALGHIGQDEGVAGEAVGDELTKRGRKKVLCVIHEQGNVSLEQRCAGVRKTFAGSVENLNVDGTNTPASTSSVEAKLQSVKDIDAVVTLGAPMAAAAVQAKADAGSSAEIDTFDLNAAVIKQFKASQIGFAVDQQPYLQGYLAVDELWLNKTNGDVIGGGRPVLTGPAIVTAKDVPTLEKYTARGTR from the coding sequence ATGCGCACACCCCGCACGGCGACCACGGCGGCCGTGGCCGTCGCCGCACTGGCGCTCACGGTCGGCGGATGTAGCAGTTCGGGCGGCAAGTCCTCCGAGGACAGGGGCTCCGCGCCGGCCAGCGGCGGCCAGGCGGTATCCACCCCCCGCCTCAAGATCGCGATGGTGACCCACTCCGGCGAGGGCGACACGTTCTGGGACATCGTCCAGAGCGGCGCGAAACAGGCCGCGGCCAAGGACAACGTCGACTTCCTGTACTCGGCGAACAAGGAGGGGCAGCAGCAGGCGCAGCTGGTGCAGGCGGCCATCGACCAGAAGGTGGACGGGCTCATCGTCACGCTCGCCAAACCCGAGGCCCTCAAGGACGTCGTCAAGAAGGCCGTCGCCGCCGGGGTACCCGTCGTCACCATCAACTCCGGCGCCGACTCCTCGAAGGCACTCGGCGCGCTCGGCCACATCGGCCAGGACGAGGGCGTCGCCGGCGAGGCGGTCGGGGACGAACTCACCAAGCGGGGCCGCAAGAAGGTCCTCTGCGTCATCCACGAGCAGGGCAACGTCTCGCTCGAACAGCGCTGCGCCGGGGTGCGGAAGACCTTCGCGGGCAGCGTCGAGAACCTGAACGTGGACGGCACCAACACGCCCGCCTCCACCTCCTCCGTCGAGGCGAAGCTCCAGTCGGTCAAGGACATCGACGCGGTGGTCACGCTCGGCGCGCCGATGGCGGCGGCCGCGGTCCAGGCGAAGGCGGACGCGGGCAGCTCGGCGGAGATCGACACCTTCGACCTGAACGCGGCCGTCATCAAGCAGTTCAAGGCGTCACAGATCGGCTTCGCCGTCGACCAACAGCCCTATCTCCAGGGCTATCTCGCGGTGGACGAGCTGTGGCTGAACAAGACCAACGGCGATGTCATCGGCGGTGGCAGGCCGGTCCTGACCGGCCCCGCGATCGTCACCGCGAAGGACGTGCCCACGCTGGAGAAGTACACCGCCCGCGGTACCCGATGA
- a CDS encoding ABC transporter permease has product MSTATDTAADERLLRRSVWRKILGRPELGSVVGAGAVFLFFSIVADSFLQPSSLSTVLYAASTIGIMAVPVALLMIGGEFDLSAGVLVTTSALVSSMFSYQMTANVWVGVAVSLLVTVAIGAFNGFMLTRTKLPSFIITLGTFLMLTGLNLGFTKLISGTVSTKSIADMEGFDSAKKLFASQLTLGSVNLKVTILWWFALIAVATWILLRTRFGNWIFAVGGEADAARAVGVPVFKTKIGLYMGVAFAAWVSGQHLLFSFDVVQSGEGVGNELIYIIAAVIGGCLITGGYGSAIGSAVGAFIFGMTSKGIVYAEWNPDWFKFFLGAMLLLATLLNAWVRKRAEATA; this is encoded by the coding sequence ATGAGTACCGCGACCGACACCGCCGCGGACGAGCGGCTCCTTCGCCGCTCGGTCTGGCGCAAGATCCTGGGCCGTCCGGAACTCGGCTCGGTGGTCGGCGCCGGCGCCGTCTTCCTCTTCTTCTCCATCGTCGCCGACAGCTTCCTCCAGCCCTCCAGCCTCTCGACCGTCCTGTACGCGGCCTCGACGATCGGCATCATGGCGGTGCCGGTCGCGCTCCTCATGATCGGCGGCGAGTTCGACCTGTCGGCCGGTGTCCTGGTGACGACCTCGGCGCTGGTGTCCTCGATGTTCAGCTACCAGATGACGGCCAACGTCTGGGTGGGCGTGGCCGTATCCCTCCTGGTCACCGTCGCCATCGGCGCGTTCAACGGCTTCATGCTGACCCGCACCAAACTCCCCAGCTTCATCATCACGCTCGGCACCTTCCTGATGCTGACCGGCCTCAACCTCGGCTTCACCAAGCTGATCAGCGGCACGGTCTCGACGAAGTCCATCGCCGACATGGAGGGCTTCGACTCCGCGAAGAAGCTCTTCGCCTCCCAGCTCACCCTCGGCTCGGTCAACCTGAAGGTCACCATCCTGTGGTGGTTCGCCCTGATCGCGGTCGCCACCTGGATCCTGCTGCGGACCCGCTTCGGCAACTGGATCTTCGCGGTGGGCGGCGAGGCGGACGCGGCCCGCGCGGTCGGCGTCCCGGTCTTCAAGACGAAGATCGGCCTCTACATGGGCGTCGCCTTCGCGGCCTGGGTCTCCGGGCAGCACCTGCTGTTCTCGTTCGACGTGGTGCAGTCCGGCGAGGGCGTCGGCAACGAACTGATCTACATCATCGCGGCCGTCATCGGCGGCTGCCTCATCACCGGCGGCTACGGTTCGGCGATCGGCTCCGCGGTCGGTGCGTTCATCTTCGGCATGACCAGCAAGGGCATCGTGTACGCGGAGTGGAACCCGGACTGGTTCAAGTTCTTCCTCGGAGCGATGCTCCTGCTCGCCACGCTGCTCAACGCGTGGGTGCGCAAGCGGGCGGAGGCGACAGCATGA
- a CDS encoding ATP-binding cassette domain-containing protein encodes MTTTPERPDVTAGGTALVELDDVSKYYGNIRALEGVSLEVHAGDITCVLGDNGAGKSTLIKIIAGLHRHDAGAFRIDGEDVSLSNPREALDRGIATVYQDLAVVPLMPVWRNFFLGSEPTRGKGPFKRLDVDTMRATTRAELLRMGIDLRDVDQPIGTLSGGERQCVAIARAVYFGAKVLVLDEPTAALGVKQSGVVLKYVAAARDAGLGVVLITHNPHHAYLVGDRFVLLKRGAMTGSHLRSDITLDELTRQMAGGSELEELSHELRRAPSPGRPGGPSDRA; translated from the coding sequence ATGACGACGACCCCTGAGCGGCCGGACGTGACGGCGGGCGGCACCGCCCTCGTCGAACTCGACGACGTGAGCAAGTACTACGGCAACATCCGCGCCCTGGAAGGCGTGTCCCTGGAGGTGCACGCCGGGGACATCACCTGTGTCCTGGGCGACAACGGCGCCGGCAAGTCCACCCTCATCAAGATCATCGCGGGGCTTCACCGGCACGACGCGGGCGCCTTCCGCATCGACGGCGAGGACGTCTCGCTGAGCAACCCCCGCGAGGCCCTGGACCGGGGCATCGCCACCGTCTACCAGGACCTGGCCGTGGTGCCCCTGATGCCGGTGTGGCGCAACTTCTTCCTCGGCTCCGAGCCCACCCGGGGCAAGGGGCCCTTCAAGCGGCTCGACGTCGACACGATGCGCGCCACCACCCGCGCCGAACTCCTGCGCATGGGCATCGACCTGCGCGACGTCGACCAGCCGATCGGCACCCTGTCCGGCGGTGAGCGCCAGTGCGTGGCCATCGCGCGGGCGGTGTACTTCGGCGCCAAGGTCCTCGTCCTCGACGAGCCGACCGCCGCGCTCGGCGTGAAGCAGTCCGGTGTCGTCCTGAAGTACGTGGCCGCCGCCCGCGACGCCGGGCTCGGCGTGGTTCTCATCACGCACAACCCGCATCACGCCTATCTCGTGGGGGACCGTTTCGTGCTCCTCAAGCGCGGCGCGATGACCGGCAGCCATCTGCGCTCCGACATCACCCTGGACGAGCTGACCCGCCAAATGGCGGGCGGCAGCGAGCTGGAGGAGCTCAGCCACGAACTGCGGCGAGCCCCCTCGCCCGGCCGCCCCGGCGGCCCGTCCGACCGGGCGTGA